GCTTTCACCATTTTTGCTCACTTAGTTACTCAAACTCACAACCATGAGGATGAATATGAAGGGTGCTTACCACCTGAGCAATCCCTCTTGTCCCGTAAAGGGTGATATATACCATTACAATTTGAAAAACAAATTTCATGCAATCTCAAGAAAATCATAGTTTTATAATACCAAGCTCACCAAAAAGAAATTACATCTTGAATTAACAATCTACATTACTTCAACTTAAGTACACAACATAAAACTAAGAGTAAACACTCAAATATGGGTTGTTCACTTTTTGTACCTGAAATATCACCATTATTTCAGGTACACTCAAACTCACTCTCACACACACAGTGAATTAGTATAAACTAAATGCTTAGAAACTGAAATTTTCATtactctattttgattgaaatgTATTTTACGTATAATTGATTaataaaatgaatttttttatagtttcttttgaatatatatttctACATGTGTAATGTGTTGGTATGATACAATTGAAACCTTTTTTTTGAATTGTAGAATTTATAATACTCTATTATACAAGTATATATTAGTTGAAATTGAACAAACTATGATTACCGTTTTACCATATCGCAAAACACCAAAATCAAACTTCAAAATAATTGGTATGGTACGgtataatagttttaaaaatcGAATACAAAAATTATAGTACCGAAATTTCAAATACCGTACCATACCATACCATGCCTACCCCTAGTTGTAATGGTGAAGTTGGTTTATGTTAGTAGTTGGTGGTGTTGATGATAGTGGCTAAAGAATGTGTGGTGGTTGATGATGTGTTTGTGGTAGTTGGTGACGGTGTTACTTATGATGATGGAGGTGGTTGGTAGTAGATATTGACCATAATGGTGGTAATGGTTAAGGCTGTTCAAAATTGAACTGAAACAATAAATCGAATCGAAatcttttattaatttatcgGTAATGAGTTATTGATTTAACGATATCgataatgattttaattttttattatgggGTTATTGGTTCTTAAcggtttaaatttttttcttaacgGGTTACCGATAACTCGACATtaacttaataatttatatttatcacCATTCGGTGTATAAAGTCATTCACTCAGGATTtagttttcatacttttatttcttgttgTCTTGAACTATTGGTTATTATACAATGTTTTACATTTGCTTTTAAGCACGACACAATTTATCAACTCATGTACACGGTTCATTTGGTTTGTCGCCTTGTTTGTaagtgatttttaattttttttgtatcaaatCTTAATGGTTAAACCGACAATCGAACCGATAATGATCCGTACATAGGTTGTACTGAAACCATATTTATAAAAGTACTCTCAAGTTCTACTGTCCTATGTCTATGTTGAATTTAAAACACCAATAATAGAAACAATATCAtttgggtagatatgattacAGCAAAAAAACACAAAAGCAAGATGTTCAGTTTGATCTGAACTCCATTCTCAACGTTCTCAAAGCATCTGGAATTCCTTTCCTTCTAGATTGTCCACCATATGCAGGCAGGGACAATTCTCCATCTACTCTTGTCCTTTGCATGTAAGCATGTTTCCTTCTAACTAATTAGAGTCTCTGTAACCTTACTAGGCATAGTCCAGGATATGCCTTTGAGGTTTAAGATAATTCTCCATAGATGTGTTGTTATCTTCCAGTGAAGGGAAAATGGTTAACTGTCTATTTTTCACCACACAAAAAACACCTTTAATACAATGAGAGCCCTCTTCTCATCAAATTGTCTTGTGTAAGGGCTGATTCTTTGGCTAATAGCCACACAAAACAAGCTATTTTGTGTGGTATTTTAGTTTTCCAGATTTGTTTCCATGGCCAATTAGCTAATCCGTTGATTAGTCAGATTCATCATTTTGTAAGTTGTATTAACCTTGAATATTCCTTTGTTGTTGCCTAACCACCAAAAATATCTTCCCCTATTTCTAGCCCACTAAACTGCTCAAATGTGCTAAAGAAATCAACCACTTTTTGTACTTCCAGTCATTGACTTGTTCCAACCTTGAGTGTCCACATTTCTGGATGCATTTGGGACAGTGGAGTGACATTTTAATAAAAACTAAATGGATGGAGATTCCTAAAGAAATGAGGTAACAGGGCTGAATCCATTTATCTACTACTAAGTTTCAGAATTATACAAATGGTTTAGAGCAACAGCCAATAACAAGGGAACTTCTTTGAAAGCATACAATACACTTGGGAGATTGCTTAATGTGAGAACAGATTATGAGTTATTCAAATTTGTGAGTAGATGATTGAATTCAGTCTTGGTTAAACAACTTTCAGCATATGTTTCCTTGCTTTCACCTAGAATATAGTGATTCTAATAGTTTAAAGAAGTCAAATTACGTGTTCAAATTTCCAGGTTTTTCCCTGAGGAGTTTACAATCTGCAAGAACATTTGGCCAGCATATGAAGAGGGAATATGAAGGTATGATATCCTTCTTGATGGAACAAATTATAAGATTTCTATTTTGCTGGTATATCCCTAGATAGAGCCGTCAATATTGGTTTGGCTCATTGGCGATTTTTTCATATACCATTGCATTGGATTTTGCGATAGCTTTCAATGTTCTCTCTGATTCTTTCATATACCTTTGCATTGGATTTTGTGATGGCTTTCAATGTTCTCTCTGAGACTTGTCCTTTTCTCTGTCTGGTTTCTGTTTCTGATTTTGATGTCTTGTATTGCCTCCTTATTCATGCCTTAATTGCTTTCAGGGGAAAATATTCTGTTGCAATCTTTGGCACAGCGGGATGATCCCGTACAACAAATGAACTCGCATGAGGCAGGAACACTATGGAAGGTAAAAATTACCATCCCTTAAACGAGCCTTTGAGTTTATAATGGAATCGATTAGCCTGATTCCTTCACTTCACCATTGCTTGACTTTTCAGAAGGGGATGACTTACTCAAGAAAAGTGCTGCCAAAAGGCACAACTTCTACCATTCCTTCCACATCAGCCTTTCCTACAAGTTCTACTCCTGCTATTGAAGACAGGAGTAAAGCAGAGAACCAAGTTGCTTCTGATGATACACCAATCTCCACTTTTGACAAAGTATGTTCTCCCTTATTACTCGTGTCGTTATGTTTGATCACCCCATCATTTTGAGATCTTTTCCTTTCAGGATGGTGTGGGAGGCACATCATTAGCTAATACCAGAAGCAAGACATCTGATGTTATTGAACCACCCAACTGCCCTGTGAAATTTGAAAATCTTGAAGACTTCTTTGCTCGAGTTAGTGGACAAATTAAACGAGTTCAATCTCTTGTTTTTTCTGCTGATCAATCTTCTCCCATAGATTAACAGATATCCGCCATGCAGAAGTCTACACCATCAGCGGAAATGCTTGTCACAGCAAAAGGTGATATTGAGAGATTACTAATCATGCCTTCTTAAGACATGCTTCTACCAGAAAACTGTTCAGCATTAAGTGCAGCACTATCAATATATGCTGCAGCACCGGATTTATCAGCTGAGAGAGCGCTTGCCTTGGAGAAACTCAAAGAGAACCTTCCGCTCTTTTCCTTGACTTTGCGTAGAGCTAAGAAGGACCAAGCGGAGTATTATAAGAAGGCTGCCAAGAAAGTGCACCTCATCGACGAGCTCAGAAAAGAGCAGGAACTCTATACTGACTTCAAAGACTGCAACAACAAACTTGAATACAAAATCAGCAATCTGGAGACAACTTTGAAGGATGCAAAGATACAAAGAGATGCAATCCTGGAGCAAAAACTGAATTTGGTGAGGATGTGCTTTCAGAAGTCTAGTGCGCTTGATGAAATGGAAGCTGAGTTTCGTTTCCTGAAGGAGATGAAGGAGCTAGCTGATTCGGATGCTGCTCGACTGGAAGCAAGCTTGAGAGACTTCAAGAGTAAGATAATTGAGTGATCGCTTGCATAAACCGTTCTTCATGTATATTTTCTGGCTAGTAAGAGCATGTAAATATTACATGCCAAGTTAGTCCAAACATGTACTGTGGAAGCAAAAGTGTACAAGTTATGGTTTCTGGTGAACTTGTGGATATTCTGAATATATTGTTTGCAACTTTGTTGTTAGTGTTCCTTTCTTTCAGAATGCTATGTAATgtttttcataatatttgtcATGTACTTTAATAGTTTCTTCTTCTATAATTGTTTTGAATTGTTTTCCTTGAGTCGAGGATCTATGAGAAACAACATTTTTATCTAcacaaggtaggggtaaagTTTCCGTACACACTACTCTCTAGTCTCCCAAGATCATACCTGTGGGATTATATTAGAGTTGTTGTATTGTTTGCAACTTGGGTACATGACAATGTTAAGAGttatttctctctcttctttttttcttttccttccaaatttaaGTATTCTTCATGCACTTTTTTGTTTTTGCATCATCTCCATTTTCTCTAACATTTCCTATGCATTACTTGAAAGAATCCATGACTATGGTTGAATTATTTgtattgattttatttactttCTACATTGTAACATTATGAAAACATTTTGTTAAATTTAACTCATTTTCTTATTGATTTGTTGCTAGGAGAAGGATGGTGTGAGTCCCTTCAATTTACCAACTTATTGAGTAACTAGAACTTTCATGCATTATATTATTATGGGAAAATTATAAACTAAGATACATTCATGTTTCTCAGCAATCTAGTTATTCCAGGTTTTGTTTGAGACACACTTTCAACAAGTGATATGTGCAAGCACACATATATCAGGTGTTTGCGTTTTTTATCTGAATTATCATAAATTATTTACCAAAACACACATCGACTATTTTCTAATGATGTGTGGTGTTCATCactctctctttttattttaaaaatggtGCCAAATAGTACGCCATGcagataattaaaataattatttggaaaattttaaaaacaaaattgacAATAGTAATAAACACTCCTGAAGTATCACATTTTTATAGGTTCTTACCTGAACAGTTCAGGCTGAACTATCACTAACTATTTATCAAATCACCCCTCGAGTTTCTTTAAGTCTCATTTTCTACTTTTTTGGTGTTTCTAAAGGATTTCAAAGTTCCAGTTTAATTAGCAATATCCGATGGAGACCAAAAGTGCTCATTTTT
This DNA window, taken from Solanum dulcamara chromosome 3, daSolDulc1.2, whole genome shotgun sequence, encodes the following:
- the LOC129881416 gene encoding uncharacterized protein LOC129881416 isoform X2 → MKREYEGENILLQSLAQRDDPVQQMNSHEAGTLWKKGMTYSRKVLPKGTTSTIPSTSAFPTSSTPAIEDRSKAENQVASDDTPISTFDKDGVGGTSLANTRSKTSDVIEPPNCPVKFENLEDFFARVSGQIKRVQSLVFSADQSSPID
- the LOC129881416 gene encoding uncharacterized protein LOC129881416 isoform X1, giving the protein MLLPENCSALSAALSIYAAAPDLSAERALALEKLKENLPLFSLTLRRAKKDQAEYYKKAAKKVHLIDELRKEQELYTDFKDCNNKLEYKISNLETTLKDAKIQRDAILEQKLNLVRMCFQKSSALDEMEAEFRFLKEMKELADSDAARLEASLRDFKSKIIE